The Rhodamnia argentea isolate NSW1041297 chromosome 10, ASM2092103v1, whole genome shotgun sequence sequence AAGATCTCATGCCTGCTTATATGAGTCTGATATCAGTTTCAGAAGCCTTTGCGATTATCAAATGCAATGAATTAGATATACAATATCTGTATTGCAGAACCTGATCGCATAAAAATGCTGGAAATTGAATAATATCTGCAACTCTTCCCATTGCTtcacactgaaaaaaaaaagaaaacaaaggaaaagaaagataattGATACTGATTAGCTTGCAGTATTTACACAAACAGCAATTCGGGCACATACTAATTACAGAGAGACAAGAAGAGACAACAACAACATTAGCAATTTGCACCATGAACAAGAACAACGGAGCTCCTCTTTAAGAAAGGAGAATTCTTTAACAAAAAATCGAGCTGTAATGTGTGCGACAGATATCCAAGTCCAGCACGAGCACAAAACAGCAATGGTTGAATTcgtaagaaaacaaaagaatgaaCGTCGACCAAAAAAGACACCACCAGGAATTCCAACCCAgcacttcaaaagaaaatagtATTAGGAAGCAGAACCGGAAGCAGAATGGCAAATCAAAGAGATGCAACTAGCCCGAGCTCCCATGGAAGCGGAGAAGCTCTGGCTTTGTTGCGTCGAGCAAAGCAATGGAGAGAGCGACCGCTGGCTTTGGTCTGATGTGTAGTTGTTTCTGCCTGACATGATGTCATGTTTACTGCAGGAAATGATACTGATATGTGTTTCCTATACTTCTTATAGGCTtctcaaattgattttttttttaccacgagaAAACCTAAATGACTAAAAGCTAATGACtagtataaaaaaatcaaacttgcaTCGTGTGTCTAATCCATGCGGACGTCACGGGGTTTGTTCCTATAATTCTAAATCGAGTCTTCAAGAAACAGCAATCGGAGACGCTAGGACGTGCAAGATACTGCAAGATCAAAAGCCTAAATCAATAGAAGGAAAAGCTGCCTAAAGGCTGAGGAAATGGTTACGACCTTGCTAAACCTGGTTGTGAACATACCATATATGTCAAACTCGAAGCACAACTCTGTGGTGAAATTCGGGAAGAAACAACCATGACTTTGTCCCCAGTATTTACATAAGGAATGGTACTCGAAAATCATTAAGGAGGTCGAGAACAAATTTGCACCATGCAAGATAGATGCCATGTGAGGATAAAGTCAATTTCAAGGGACCCAAATACGAAAACCAGAAACGCAAAATGGAATTATCAGCATAAGACTGAACCAAACAGCATCTAATAACACAGTAGGGGTTTTCGATATGTCtgttttaagtaattttttagaaaattcataaaaaatccataaaaaatcaaaaaatagcaaaatcaactttgggaaccttggccaagcctaggggaccatttttgaacaaaaaataattttttgcattttttgcaatttttttatttttttctgaaaatagaaaaatacttagAAATTCGAGAAAATCCGGCGATTCTgcactgttgacacctgatttttgatcagtcagttttcaataaatttttcaaaaattcataaaaagtcaaaaaattgcaaaatctacTTTTggaaccttggccaagcctaaggaaccattttgctTCAGAAACCAACTTTCTGTGGAGATTTTACGTTTCATCGTAAAAGTGGCTTTGCTTCAGTTGCTAAACCCATGAATCTGCGTTTTTCAAATCAGGAAATGGACAAAAGAGACAGCTGAGGAGTTGATCCTCTTGTGATACATGcaaaacttcaatttgatccttTTGCTTGGCAGGTCGTTTTTTCTGAGTTCCATTGATCACGTCTATCAAAGACTCTTCTCCAAAATGCTTGCGCGCTACTATGATGGTGTCAGCAAACAAAGAGTAGAGGGTGTGACAAGAGACAGACTGTCCAGGCAAATCCTCCTGTCCTAAGTGATCCACTTAACAACAAACAGAAAAATGTGTTCCTGAGCAAGTAATTGAAACAGATAAAAATGGCAAGGAATATACCTCTGTTGACAGCCAAACCTATTGATCAGGAAAGCAAATAAATTGATGCAGTGGAAAAGACGATGGATATTTACACCATCTAGGACCGACTGTGATGAGGTTGAATGGTGTTCGCTAAAGACGTCTAGCGTTTGGAATGTCTGTCAGCAGCGTTAATGTTCACCCATCACAGATAATTCAGAAAACCCCTCACAGTGCAAAGGAGAATAAGATActtcaattaattttcataCACTTGCAGGCATGCTCTGTAGTCAGCAAGACGTTACTTAAACTTCACTGTTAATTGCATGTAAGAAGCAGAGCAAATAACCCAAATATGTAATCGACCTGTGGTGATAATCTGAGCACCCAGCTCGACCCAAATATTCTCCACTGTTGATTCAAATACCATCCACTTCAAGGAATGCATCTTCTTTGAAGTATCTATGGTAAATAGAACATCGAAAAGATCAGATTGtgctaaaaaaaagaatataacaGAAGACTTAGATCTCTCAGTAAATAGGACATTGAAAGGATCAGATTGTGCTAAAAAAAGCAGTATAACAGAAGACTtggatctctctctcaaagCACGTATACAATAGGCTAATCAGGACTTATGGCATAATTTACTTTATTGAATAGCAACGTTATTTCTATTAACATCTATTTAGTTCAGTATCATCCTCAGACAGCTTGATCATTTGTATGAATTTCACCTGCTTGAAAAATATTAGGCACCAGAAGCACTAACCAACTAAGTACACGTACCAGACTCAAAAGTAAAGCCATTGAGCAAACACtctcttaaaataatttgatttaaaatcaCAAAGATGTATTttctagggaaaaaaaaaagaacagggaAGTACCAGAGCAAGAACTCTTGTGGAAACAGACTACTTCTCTTTAATCAACTGCGAGAATAGTAGAACACTTACGGCATTGATTCCGCCATTCGCCCTTGTTTGCATTTAGTgaatgattttcctttttatgaattttagaaGCTTCTATTTAAAACAAGGATCACATTGGACATTAAAAAATAGTTCGGAAACTTGATTGAACCAAAATTCATAAGTTATCCCAAGAAAAAATGGCAGATAATTGGATGAAAAAGAAGAGCCAACAAAGCAACAAATGGGGAAAGGCATCAAGAATCGGTGGTATGGCGACCATGACACCGATTCACACAAACTACTACTAGTCCACTGCGTCTCCTTAAACCCACAGCAGCTGCCTATGGTCATGCCGCCTGTAGCCAAGCATTTTTTTACGGTGATTGTTATTTTCAAGTTCTCaaaataatgattttgattttttcatgaccAGAAAAGCTGAATTGGTTTGTTATTGTGATACTTAAGTGAGTCTTCAGGAGAATCTAAACACAAAATCAGTTCGTTACAGAGCAAAAAAGCTGATTAACATCTGTCTAAAATGAAATCATCATCATGCCTCCAACTTTAGAAATACTTGAGCATCGATCATCTTCACTAAACATAGTGCAAAACCAAAAGTCTAAACCAATAGGAGGAAACGCTGCATAAAGGCTAAAAGAAATGGTTATCACCTTGCAAAAGCCACATGTGAGTTTACCATATATGTTCAAATCCGGAAAGACATAACCATGACTTTGTCCCAGTATTTGCATAAGGATCACCACTCGAAAATCAGTTGAGAGCTAACCCCATTGATCAGTAAAGTAATTCAATAGATGCAGAGGAAAAGACAGATGGAAATTTTACATCATCTGAGCCTGACTGGGATGAAGTTGATTGGTGTTGGCTCAAGAAGTCTAGCATTGGGAATGTCTGTCAACGGCATTCATGTTCACCCATCATCAGAAGCATTTCGGAAAATCTCTCGCAACGCAAAGGGGAAGATACTTCAAGTAGTTTTCATACATTTTCAGCCATGtttcttcttcgtcgtcatTTGCATGTAAGAAGCAAAGCAAATAGCCCTAATATGTAATCGACCTGTGGTGACAATCTGAGCACCCAGCTTGACCAAAATATTCTCCACTACCGATTCAAATACCATCCACTTCAATTTATGCATCTTCTTTGAAGCATCAATGGTACAGGACACTGAAAAGATCAGATTGTGCTAAAAAGAGAGTAGAACAGAAAACAAGTATCACTACCTCAAAGCATATATACAACAGGGTAATCAGGATGTACGACATAATTTATGTATGATGCAGTAAAGTTATTCCTATTACCATTTATTTAATTCAATATCACCCTTAGACCGCTTCATCATTTGTATGAGTTTCAACTTTGAATACAATAGGGACCAGAAGCACTAACAAGCGAGCACACTTACAAGTAAAATACAGAGATTTCGTGCCGAACCTAGGTATAATAGGACCACTTCCGCCCCTCCAAATATTTGCCTTCTTCGGCAGTTTGATTCGGTCATTTGTCTCCTAGATTGAAAACAACTTCGTTCATTGGACATGGGACACAAAGTGATGATGTTTGGAAGAAAACTCGCCGCAAATCTGATTTACTCTTCATCACATTTCAGATGAAAAAATGGACAGATCTCAGAGACAATGGAGAGTTCAACGTGGAAAGGAAGAAGCTCCATTTGTCACGAGATATTTAACCCACAATTCCATCGTTGCTACATCTGCAGAAAAACCCCTTTCAACCATTTCATTGACAAGTTGTGCTGCTCGAGTATTTTCCTTGTTTTCTAGCAGTCCTTTGATTATGGTGTTATAAGTGACCCCATCTGGAAAGAGTCCATTTCCTTCCATCTCCTTTAGGAGCTGATATGCTTCGTCCGTGCATCCTCCTTTGCACAACCCACGCATGAGAATGGTATATGTCCGCACATCAGGTTGCAAGCCTCGAGTATGCAAACAATTAAACAGCCCCTTAGCATTGTCGAGCTTTCCGTCATTACACATGCCGTTTATTAGGATATTGTAAGCCACAATGTCAGGGACGAATTTGGAATCTTCCAACTTTCCAAGCAATATCATGGCCTTGTCGATTTGCTGAATTTTACACAAGCCATCCAAGAAAGCACTCGAGGTATAATGATCTAGAGATAGACCACGAGATTGCATCTCGTTAATTAGCCCCTCCGCAGCTTCAAGGTTCCCAACCTGGCAAAATCCGCTTACGAGTATTCTGTATGTGATGATGTCAGGAATCACGCCCCTTTGCAACATTTCTCCCAAAAGCATCTTTGACTTCTCAACTCTTCTTGCTTTGCAGTATCCGTTAATCAATATGTTATAACAAACAACATCAGGTGAGCAGCCTCTTTCAACCATTAAATTAAGCACTTCCATAGCATCGTTCATCCTATTTTGCGAACAATAGCCATTCATCAATGCATTATAAGTAAAACTATTAGGCATTTTACCTAATTGAATCATATGGTTGACTATGGCCTCTGCCTCCACGAGCATTCCCTCCTTACAATGCGCATCCACCAAAATAGTGAAGGTTTGAACATCCGGCGTTACTCTGCTTTGCACCATATGACTCAGCAGTCTTCGAGCCTCCTTCAATTGGCCGAAAGTGCACACTCCTTGAATGACGGAAGTATAAGTAATGACGTCCGGTTCAATTCCGGCCTTCGTCATCTTCTCCAACAAGACCGCAGCATCTTTCCATTGGCCTAGATTGCATAAGCAATGAACCAACGTGCTATAAGTGAGCAAGTCCGGTTGGATGCCTCTGCTTGTCATCTGTTCCAACAATACGAGGGCATCGTCCATCCGGCCTACATTGCACAGACCGTGGAACAAGGAGTTATAGGTAACAACATCTGGTTCAATGCCTTTCCTACTCATACCTTCGTGCAGTCTCAACGCTTCTGTGATCAATCCCTCCTTGCAAAGACTGTCTATTACTATGCTGTATGTGAAGGAATTAAGCCTGCAACTTCTCTCTTCCCAATCCCTTAGCAATTCAATCGCCAATCTGGTGTTACCTGCCCTGCATAACCCCTTCGCAATCATCGCATACGTGATCTCATCAGGTGCAGGACCATTTAGAACCATATCATCGAGGAACCTCAACGCTTGATCAGTTTTTCCCTTAATAAGGAGACCATCAATTAGGGTGCTCGATGTGACCACATCGATGTGAAATCCGAGCTTGAAGATTCTGCCCAGGATAGACAATCCCAACTCAACCCGCTTTAAACAGCAAAAGCAATTCAATGAAGTATTCAGCAAAACAACATCATGCTCGATCCCCAACCAAAGCAGCTGCTCAATCAACCGCACTGCAGTGGAGTACTGCTTCATCCTCACTATACCACCCAACAGTAGACTAAAATCCCTGGCGGAAGGCAAAGGGTTTGTCCTTATCATTTTATTGAAGCAATACGAGGCATCACTGACACTCTTAAAcacacctccatttctgcaatgtTTCCTCACATAACTCAAGAGCTGGTTGGGGTCGTCTACACGAGGGATGGGGATCGAAGAAAACCTTCGACCACTGCGAAACGAGAAACGCACACAAGAAGAATGAAGGTgatagagaaaggaaagggaTGATGACTGGCTGGAGATGGCAGCTGGAGCATTAAGAAGGAAGATGGAAGCACCATAAAGACTCGTTCGCTCCATCAGCAGATGAATCTGAAAACTTAATAGCTTCTTCTTTGGAAGATGGAAGCACTGTATACACAAAGACgtgaacttgatttcaaatAATATCACAACATCAATTCTCATGAACTTTTATAGGTgatcattttgaagaaatttcgtTTTTCGTTCGAAGAAGTGATTCACACGCAAAGATTTATTTCTCTGGCAAGTAGTTGAGATTTGCTGGATCATTGGATGGCTTGATAAAAAATGTGATAACTTGATAATGAGCATCAAACATTATATACTTCAATGAGTTTATGTGTATAGGCATTTGACACAGAATTAACCTCAACTCACTCTGTGTCCTAGTTCAAGACTGAAATTTTATCTGACAACCGAAACAGAGAACAGCAATTTGCCCGTAACAGGTCAGATTCACAAATTAGATTTTGGAGAATCTAGGCACATTTAAAATCCTAATTTCTAAAACATACCTGACTCTAGTCGCCTCGAAGTGTATAGCATTTGACACAGAATTCAGGTCAACTCATTCTGTGTCCTAATTAAGACTGAAATTTGATCCGACAAACAAACCTGACTCAGCTATTCCTATTTCAACTGAAAAAACTCGAGCATTCCGGTTGATAAACAGCGATCTTTCTGAGACACAGAAACTTTCCGATGAGCtaagcaagcaagcaagcaagcacgcacgcacgcacgcacagAGGAGGGAAAAACGGAACCTGAGCGGTGACGGACTATCGAATGCTTCGGAGATTACTGTTGGAGCGGCGAAACCAGGAATCGTTTAGAGCGAGAGAGCAGCAGGCGAGGACGGCGACGGAAACTCCATTGGTGGACGGCGGCGCGTGGGCCAGTCACTGGTGGCTGGGATCCACGACGAGAGAGgcgaacaagaagaagagggcaAAGAGAGGAGTCGACCGTGAGAGTGAACTGAGGACGAAGAGTTTCACCCagacaaaaccaaaaagagctttcttctctttttggtccaaatctttCATTTCCGAAGGAGGAGCTTCTGAACACAGCCACAAGATTTTTCAGCTGTCGCTCAcccatgcaaaaaaaaaacaataatttatttttctgggTACAATGTCTTTGTCAGCGCGAtacaacaagaaaacaaaattggtgtttttttttttttctggggtcAGAACAAAATTGGTATTCAAGAAGTGgcaattaattattattattgttattgtcaTGATTATTATTTAAGATTAAACTTTACtatcataataatttttgggtgACCGTGAACAATATCAATATATTAtgggtcataatttttttaaaaaagtgaactctaagataatttttattttttattttttatggccTAAATCAAACGATTAACACGACGGTCGTCcgaaaattatattttcattggGATTTGCTTGTCCAATTCTTTTGTACGATGAGGTGGTCGTGATTGACCGAGTTCGCTTGTCGTCGCGCACTTTGCATTTGGCCCTTCTCCAATTAACCGGCGCCAGCCtgtgattttagaaaaataaattattgtttttaCCTATCAACGAAAGATTCGAGGAAGAACATTAGGGCCCCAATGGGAAGGTCATAAGTGATTCTCGTACGTCGATGCGTGCTCGATGCAAACAAcctagtcaaaattggccatttTTATTGGGAACTCGATGGAGCATATctgttttttttgttgttgtcaacAACAGTGAACAGAAGGATCAAAAGACTGTGAAATTAGGGTTCTTGTTAGGTTAAATcccaacactttttttttctaacttggCCAGAGTTTGTTTAAAATGTAAATGGACCAGATGGTGCAGCCACCATGCTGGTTTTGTTGCTCATTAGATAACATGAAATAAAATGACCGAGATCTCCGATTTTCTCTACCTAGATTACAGACATCAGTGTTCAAATCTTCCAAATGAGGTTGAAGTTCAAAATAATTGTGGGAGGTAGATACTTCTACTATATATACTTTCATGCCAAATATCTCGTCCAacgctttttcttaaaatgccACTTTAGAATGGGcttttctcaaaatttcaaagtgTCGTGAGGTCTCTCTCTTGAAAGAACACCAGACTATCTCAAGGCAACTTCAATAACTTATCCTAGTCGTGATAGTTCCCTGAGCTTTAAATTTCTTCcttgaaaagtttaaaagttttaaaatgaaTCGAATTTGGAAGTCATACTCCATTTCCAAATGCATAGTCAAACTAAAAAATCATGTAACCTTCATGTTTTTATAGGTCTTTACTTTTGTGTAATGTGAATCCACGAAGTTATTATGTGCATAGTGTATGGTAAACCAGGATACTGGGTTGACACGTCGGTTACTAGACACTATGCAAAGCGCAGGTCAACCTAGTAGAAGCCAAAGCTTCCCTCTGTGAATCCAAGTGCGGGAGGCTACTATACCTACCTACCCGACGGTCGCCACCCGGAACCGATTAGGAGTCTACATTTCCCTATCGGAGGCCCCTAAGTTCCCCTTCATATGTTTTTCTTCCCTGGAGAGAGGGAATACGAACAAAACCTACGGGGAGATCCCTTCACCATACCGGGGAGTTCCTTCCCTTGTCTCTCCTTGAGCCTTTTAAGGACCTGCTCGGGTCCTACTCACGATCAATGTATGAAGACTAAGAACTTTCATGTCATATGTAATGTCATTGCCGAACTCTCTATTTATTCAATTGGGTCCCCTGAACTATTTTAAAGTATTTGATATTATCCTCGCATTAGTAAGCGCTAATGAAATTTACTAACATGGACAACAATCTAAAAAACATTAAAGTTGATTGAAAATAACTTTTGTATATTTCAATCATatttgaaattgcaaaaaattataCTCGTTCATTTGAACTATTTATTTATTGACAAAGTTTTCTTTGCTCAATCAATTAAAAGACATTCGCATTCACCTAACTCTATTCAATAGTGGTTTTAGTGGCTTCAATTGGTAGCAGGACAAGAAGAATAAGGAAAATTATTAACAACAAGCATGGATTCTTTTTAACGGGTCCAATAGTGAGTTCAACAAAGAAGATGAAATTATTTGTATGGGAAAAGGACAACAACAGTGTAATAACTTACGTATGGCATCCACTTTGGTATTAAAACTTTTTatacgattatttaagtgctacaACTTTTAACAAGCAGTCAAGTAAGTGATATCAATGGCttagtctaaaaaaattaaacggaCTTCCCAGAGTcacttaaataaaaataaaggagtCAACGTTTTGTTACATATACGTCATTAAAGATCTGCAACATCTCTTGCGGCCGCGGCCACGGCCACCGCCAAATGGTTGTTTTGGCTAAACTTTTGCATAGTcactacctctctctctctctctctctatgtggaAAATACTGAAAAGTCATAATCCTATTTTTTTTCgtaatcataaatttattgtacttatgctaattcagtcgcAATCCTTTTAACTAtgccaattgaattttaaaccacttcatgttttgtcaattgagtccattcgatcaatgtTGATTtgaaatcaccgacgtagacGCTGGCTATTTTATATGACACGAATGGTGCTGAAGTAAATACtttgaataaaattttcatgattttatttttttattttctttatctttttttatatttttatgtttttgcgTAGAGGGCGAACAAGAATTGCCGGCCAACCCTTGCCAGCCACAACAAGGGCACGCGAGCCCTCAACTAGTGCACGAGCGCTTTGTATTCCTTTGTTCATCCACGCACGAACTCCAGATCCAGAGCAGTAGGTGGACGAACTTGCAACAGTACGTGGACGAACTTCAAATCTAGGGCCAAACGACTCGAGCCACCGTCCAATGGCCGCGAGCGCAGTTTTTGAAAGAACCCTAGATTTGGAAGATAGTTAAGTGGGCAAGCCCTAAAAATCTGGAGCCACGGCTGCGAGCAACACGACTTGTTCACATATTCCACATGTTGAGCTTGTCCATTTGCGCGAGTCTTGACGCAGAGGTCCACGGCGACTCTGCCAGCAGCGACGGTGAAGGGAGGCGCCGGTTACTGGCTCAGAGCCAATAAACATGCCACGTTAGTTGGTTAATGACATCCGTTTTCCTCCCTTGGTTGTATTTAGTGAatggtttattttattttattttattaattttctcccTTGATTGTATTCAGTGAATGGTTTTTTTAGAAGCTTTTATTGAAaataaggatcacattgaaGATTAAAAATAAACTTGATCGAACCGAAGTTCAAAAGTTGTCCCAGAAAAAAATTGTAGACGAAATTGGACAAAAAACAAGAGACAAGAATGCAAACCAATAAGGAAAGGCATTAAGAATATTCTCAATTAATTTGTGTACTGCCGATGGAATACCTGTTACTATTTGAGTAGCGATCCTTATACAAACGGCGTGGCTTAAGTCCTTGAGGACATGGTGACCGTGACGCCGAATCATGCGAACTACGACTACTCCACCGCGTTTCCATGTCCCGCAGCGACTGCCTATAGTATAGTCATGCCGACTGTAGCCAAATGCTTTGTTATTTTGATACTTAAGAGTGAGTTTTCAAGAGAATCTAAATACAAAAAGGAATAATTATCATGCCTCAAACTTCGGAAGTACTCGAGCATTGACTAACCATCTTCACCGAGCATAGTGCAAAACCAAAAGTCTAGATGCATAGAAGGAAACTCTGCCTAAAGGCTAAAAGAAATGGTTATGACCTTGCTAAAGCCGCATGTGAATTTGCCATGTATGTTGAAGTCGAAGCACCAGTCCATGTTGAAtttcaaaaagacaaaacaatgACTTTGTCCCTGCCGTTTGCATAAGGATCGCTACTCGAAAACTAGTGAGGAGGTAAAAAAGCAAATTTACACAACACAAGATAGATGCCACGCGAGGATTCGGTCATTTCGAtaccaagaaaatatttcaaagaagCCAAATCAGCAAAGACGACCTAGGGTAGGGTAACCCTTTCACATGTCAAACCAATTACTTGTCATTCCCAATCATAtaagtgtcataaaaaaaaaataataaacagagTATTCTAATCCATGAAACACAATGGAATTATCAGCATAACATTGAACCAAACCAGCAAGTAATAATGGAATAGGGGATTCTTCAGAAACCAACTTTCTCTGAAGATTTTACATTTCATCGTAAAAGTGGCTTTTTTAAATCAAGAAATGGAGAATAGAGACAGCTGAGGAGTTGATCCTCTTGCGATATATGcagaacttcaatttgatctttttgcTAGAGAGATACTTTTTCCTGAGTTCAATTGATCATGTCTGTCGTAATATCCATGCGTGAACTTAGCTCAAAGAATGGTCTCCAAAACACTTGCACACTACTATGATCGTGTCATCAAACAAAGAGTAGAGGGCATGTCGAGAGGCATACTGTCCAGGCAAATCCTCCTAAATGATACacttgaaaacaaaaaggaagtgTTCCAGAGTCAATAATTGAAATCGATAAAAATCGCAAGGAATGTACCTCAGTTGAGAGCAAACCCTAATGACTGggaaagcaattcaattgatgcagtgGAAAAGACAAATGGAAATTTTACATCATCTGGACCTGACTGGGATGAAGTTGATTGGTGTTGGTTCAAGACATCTAGCATTGGGAATGTCTGTCAACAGTGTTCATGTTCACCCAGTATCAGATGCTTTTTCGGAAAATCCCTCGCAGCGCAAAGGGGAAGATTCTTCTAGTAGTTTTCATACATTTGCAGCCATACTTCTTAATCAGCAAGCTGTCCCTCAAAGTTCTCTGTTATTTGCATGAAAGAAGCAGAGCTAATATGTAATCGACCTGTGGTGATAATCTGAGCACCCACCTCGACCAAAGTATTCTCCACTACCGATTCAAATACCATCCACTTCAAGCTATGCATTTTCTTTGAAGTATCCAGGGTAAATAGGACACTGAAAGGTAACAGAAAACAAGCATCTCTCTCAAAGCACATGTACAACAGGGTAATCAGGATTtatgacataatttttttattatgcgGTGAAGTTATTAATATTAACATCtatttaattcaatatcatcctCACACCGCTTGATCATTCGTATGAGTTTCAACTGTTTGAAAAACATTAGGCACCAGAAGCACTAATCAACAAGCACGCATACCAGTTAAATACTGAGATTTTGGGCCGAACCTAGGTATACGAGGAGCAAAATCCACCTTG is a genomic window containing:
- the LOC115750588 gene encoding pentatricopeptide repeat-containing protein At3g22470, mitochondrial-like, coding for MERTSLYGASIFLLNAPAAISSQSSSLSFLYHLHSSCVRFSFRSGRRFSSIPIPRVDDPNQLLSYVRKHCRNGGVFKSVSDASYCFNKMIRTNPLPSARDFSLLLGGIVRMKQYSTAVRLIEQLLWLGIEHDVVLLNTSLNCFCCLKRVELGLSILGRIFKLGFHIDVVTSSTLIDGLLIKGKTDQALRFLDDMVLNGPAPDEITYAMIAKGLCRAGNTRLAIELLRDWEERSCRLNSFTYSIVIDSLCKEGLITEALRLHEGMSRKGIEPDVVTYNSLFHGLCNVGRMDDALVLLEQMTSRGIQPDLLTYSTLVHCLCNLGQWKDAAVLLEKMTKAGIEPDVITYTSVIQGVCTFGQLKEARRLLSHMVQSRVTPDVQTFTILVDAHCKEGMLVEAEAIVNHMIQLGKMPNSFTYNALMNGYCSQNRMNDAMEVLNLMVERGCSPDVVCYNILINGYCKARRVEKSKMLLGEMLQRGVIPDIITYRILVSGFCQVGNLEAAEGLINEMQSRGLSLDHYTSSAFLDGLCKIQQIDKAMILLGKLEDSKFVPDIVAYNILINGMCNDGKLDNAKGLFNCLHTRGLQPDVRTYTILMRGLCKGGCTDEAYQLLKEMEGNGLFPDGVTYNTIIKGLLENKENTRAAQLVNEMVERGFSADVATMELWVKYLVTNGASSFPR